A single Mixta calida DNA region contains:
- a CDS encoding sugar kinase, which yields MNSHTHQNGTLDVVTIGEAMAMFVAAETGDLAAVDTFIKRIAGAELNVAIGLARLGLKVGWVSRVGDDAFGRFVHQQLEKEGVDHQRVLTDKRYPTGFQLKSKVEDGSDPVVEYFRKGSAASHLSVADFDRDYFGSARHLHLSGVAAALSGSSLELLNHTAREMRAMGKTFSFDPNLRPVLWPSEQEMVKQLNQLAFMADWVLPGEKEGLILTGHRQPEAIADFYLDKGVKAVIIKTGGDGAWYKTSDGDKGQVEAVRVENVVDTVGAGDGFAVGVISALLEGKPLPQAIRRGNKIGSLAIQVIGDSEGLPTRAGLGEE from the coding sequence ATGAACAGCCATACTCACCAAAACGGTACGTTGGATGTGGTCACTATCGGCGAAGCGATGGCGATGTTCGTCGCCGCCGAAACCGGCGATCTGGCCGCGGTCGACACCTTTATCAAACGCATCGCCGGAGCGGAACTGAATGTCGCTATCGGCCTCGCGCGGCTCGGTCTGAAAGTGGGCTGGGTCAGCCGCGTAGGCGATGACGCTTTTGGCCGCTTCGTCCACCAGCAGCTGGAAAAAGAGGGCGTCGATCATCAACGCGTGCTGACGGATAAGCGTTACCCTACCGGCTTTCAGCTGAAGTCGAAGGTGGAAGACGGCTCCGATCCGGTCGTGGAGTATTTTCGCAAAGGCTCCGCCGCCAGCCACCTTTCCGTAGCTGATTTTGACCGCGACTATTTTGGCTCGGCGCGCCACCTGCACCTGAGCGGCGTAGCGGCAGCGCTTTCCGGCAGTTCGCTGGAGCTGCTGAACCACACGGCGCGGGAGATGCGCGCCATGGGCAAAACGTTCTCATTCGATCCTAATCTGCGTCCGGTGCTGTGGCCGAGCGAGCAGGAGATGGTGAAACAGCTTAACCAGCTCGCTTTTATGGCGGACTGGGTGCTGCCAGGTGAAAAAGAGGGCCTGATTCTGACCGGACATCGCCAGCCGGAAGCGATCGCCGATTTCTATCTCGATAAAGGGGTGAAAGCGGTCATTATCAAAACCGGCGGCGATGGCGCCTGGTACAAAACCTCTGACGGCGACAAGGGCCAGGTGGAGGCGGTACGGGTGGAAAATGTCGTCGATACCGTCGGCGCGGGCGACGGCTTCGCCGTTGGCGTGATCAGCGCGCTGCTGGAAGGCAAACCACTGCCTCAGGCGATCCGTCGCGGCAATAAAATCGGCTCGCTGGCGATTCAGGTGATCGGCGACAGCGAAGGCTTGCCGACGCGCGCCGGTCTCGGCGAAGAGTAA
- a CDS encoding MFS transporter: MNKQTIAPKRWWYIIPIIFITYSLAYLDRANFSFASAAGINEDLGITKGMSSLLGALFFLGYFFFQIPGAVYAERRSVKKLVFCCLVMWGVCASLTGVVSNIPMLAAIRFILGVVEAAVMPAMLIYISNWFTKSERSRANTFLILGNPVTVLWMSVVSGYLINAFGWREMFIFEGIPAVIWAVFWWFLVQDKPAQARWLSEDEKTALQEQLRKEQEGIKAVRNYREAFKSRNVILLCMQYFAWSIGVYGFVLWLPSILRNGTQMGMVEAGWLSAVPYLAATVAMIVVSWASDRMQNRKLFVWPLLLIGALAFLGSWLVGSNNFWLSYSLLVIAGAAMYAPYGPFFAIIPEMLPRNVAGGAMALINSMGALGSFVGSWIVGYLNGATGSPAASYIFMGVALLVSVWLTLIVKPAENKQPPSPERAARHA, translated from the coding sequence ATGAATAAGCAGACAATCGCGCCGAAACGTTGGTGGTATATCATCCCCATTATCTTTATCACCTACAGCCTGGCGTATCTGGACCGTGCGAATTTCAGCTTCGCCTCCGCCGCAGGCATCAATGAAGATTTAGGCATTACCAAAGGGATGTCCTCGCTGCTGGGCGCCCTGTTCTTTCTCGGCTACTTTTTCTTTCAGATCCCTGGCGCCGTCTATGCCGAACGCCGCAGCGTGAAAAAGCTGGTGTTCTGCTGCCTGGTGATGTGGGGCGTCTGCGCCTCGCTGACTGGCGTGGTAAGCAATATTCCGATGCTGGCCGCCATCCGCTTTATCCTCGGCGTGGTGGAAGCGGCGGTAATGCCGGCGATGCTAATCTATATCAGCAACTGGTTTACCAAATCGGAGCGCTCGCGCGCCAATACCTTCCTGATCCTGGGCAATCCGGTCACCGTGCTGTGGATGTCGGTGGTCTCCGGCTACTTGATCAACGCTTTCGGCTGGCGTGAGATGTTTATTTTTGAAGGCATCCCGGCGGTGATCTGGGCGGTATTTTGGTGGTTCCTGGTGCAGGATAAACCGGCGCAGGCGCGCTGGCTGAGCGAAGATGAAAAGACCGCGTTGCAAGAGCAGCTGCGTAAGGAGCAGGAAGGCATTAAGGCGGTGCGCAACTACCGCGAAGCCTTTAAGTCGCGCAACGTTATTCTCCTCTGTATGCAGTATTTCGCCTGGAGCATCGGCGTGTATGGCTTTGTGCTGTGGCTGCCTTCCATTCTGCGCAACGGCACGCAGATGGGAATGGTCGAGGCAGGCTGGCTCTCCGCCGTGCCATATCTGGCGGCAACCGTGGCGATGATCGTGGTTTCCTGGGCCTCCGACCGCATGCAAAACCGCAAGCTGTTTGTCTGGCCGCTGTTGCTGATCGGCGCGCTGGCGTTCCTCGGCTCATGGCTGGTGGGTTCGAATAATTTCTGGCTCTCCTACAGCCTGCTGGTGATCGCCGGCGCCGCGATGTACGCGCCTTACGGCCCCTTCTTCGCCATTATTCCTGAAATGCTGCCGCGCAACGTCGCCGGCGGCGCGATGGCGCTGATCAACAGCATGGGCGCGCTGGGCTCTTTTGTCGGCTCGTGGATTGTGGGCTACCTTAACGGAGCCACCGGCAGCCCGGCCGCTTCCTATATCTTTATGGGCGTGGCGCTGCTGGTCTCCGTCTGGCTTACTCTGATTGTGAAACCGGCGGAGAACAAACAGCCCCCCTCGCCGGAACGCGCGGCCAGGCACGCATGA
- a CDS encoding LacI family DNA-binding transcriptional regulator encodes MKHKAARATINDVAKAAKTGKTSVSRYLNGEHHALSPDLKQRIEQAIAALDYRPNQMARGLKRGRTRLIGLIIADITNPYSVDVLCGIEAACRARGFTLLVCNTNNEIDQEQHYLQLLSSYQVEGIVVNAVGMREEALNRLQQSLLPMVLIDRKIPDFSCDVVGLNNVQAANDATEHLVKNGYRALLFLSEPLGLVNTRLERLQAFRQCCAGHTGVLCENAEAALSDAAAMDRIILDFYRRHADRPAALLVANGALTLQVARAMRRLDLDWGRKMGLLGFDELEWAELAGDGITTLKQPTWQIGYAALERVIQRIEGEATTIEEQTFHGELVVRGSTRPLA; translated from the coding sequence ATGAAGCATAAGGCCGCACGCGCCACCATCAATGATGTTGCCAAAGCAGCAAAAACCGGCAAAACCAGCGTTTCCCGCTACCTCAATGGCGAACATCATGCCCTGTCGCCCGATTTGAAACAGCGTATTGAGCAGGCGATCGCCGCGCTTGACTACCGGCCCAACCAGATGGCTCGTGGCCTGAAGCGCGGACGCACGCGACTTATTGGCCTGATTATCGCCGATATTACCAATCCTTATTCAGTGGATGTGCTGTGCGGTATCGAAGCCGCCTGCCGCGCGCGCGGCTTTACCCTGCTGGTCTGCAATACCAACAATGAGATTGACCAGGAGCAGCACTATCTTCAGCTGCTAAGCAGCTATCAGGTAGAAGGCATCGTGGTCAACGCCGTCGGCATGCGCGAAGAGGCGCTCAACCGTTTGCAGCAGTCGCTGCTGCCGATGGTGCTGATCGACCGAAAAATTCCTGATTTTTCCTGCGACGTCGTCGGGCTGAATAATGTGCAGGCCGCCAATGACGCAACCGAGCATTTAGTGAAGAACGGCTACCGCGCGTTGCTGTTTCTCAGTGAGCCGCTTGGGCTGGTCAATACCCGGCTGGAGCGTTTGCAGGCGTTCCGCCAGTGCTGCGCCGGCCACACCGGCGTGCTCTGCGAAAACGCCGAGGCGGCGCTTAGCGACGCCGCGGCGATGGATCGCATTATCCTCGATTTTTACCGCCGTCACGCCGACCGGCCCGCCGCGCTGCTGGTGGCGAACGGCGCCCTGACACTACAGGTGGCGCGCGCTATGCGCCGTCTCGATCTGGACTGGGGCCGCAAAATGGGCTTGCTGGGCTTTGACGAACTGGAGTGGGCGGAGCTGGCGGGCGACGGCATCACCACTTTGAAACAGCCGACCTGGCAGATCGGCTATGCGGCGCTGGAGCGTGTGATTCAGCGCATTGAAGGCGAAGCGACGACCATAGAAGAACAAACCTTTCACGGCGAGCTGGTCGTGCGCGGTTCGACACGCCCGCTCGCCTGA
- a CDS encoding OmpA family lipoprotein yields MKKSIIALSLLVSGTIALSGCTTNPYTGESEAGKSGIGASVGALVGAGVGVLSSSKKDRGKGALIGAASGAALGGGLGYYMDVQEAKLREKMRGTGVSVTRNGDNIILNMPNNVTFDSSSSTLKPAGAQTLTGVAMVLKEYPKTAVNVIGYTDSTGTRALNMRLSQQRADSVASALILQGVASTRVRTGGMGPDNPIASNSTEEGKAQNRRVEITLSPLS; encoded by the coding sequence ATGAAAAAAAGCATTATTGCCCTGTCACTGTTAGTAAGCGGCACAATTGCCCTTTCCGGCTGTACCACCAATCCTTATACCGGGGAATCTGAAGCGGGTAAATCCGGCATCGGCGCCAGCGTGGGCGCGCTGGTTGGCGCAGGCGTTGGGGTTCTCTCTTCTTCAAAGAAAGATCGCGGCAAAGGCGCGCTGATCGGCGCGGCTTCAGGCGCGGCGCTGGGTGGCGGCCTGGGTTATTACATGGATGTGCAGGAAGCCAAACTGCGTGAAAAAATGCGCGGCACCGGCGTCAGCGTCACGCGCAATGGCGACAACATCATCCTGAACATGCCTAACAATGTAACGTTCGACAGCAGCAGCAGCACGCTGAAACCGGCTGGCGCGCAGACGCTGACCGGCGTGGCGATGGTGCTGAAAGAGTACCCGAAAACTGCCGTTAACGTGATTGGCTACACCGACAGCACCGGTACGCGCGCGCTGAACATGCGTCTGTCGCAGCAGCGCGCCGACAGCGTCGCCAGCGCGCTGATCCTGCAGGGCGTCGCCAGCACTCGCGTACGCACCGGCGGCATGGGCCCGGATAACCCGATCGCCTCCAACAGCACGGAAGAGGGTAAAGCGCAGAACCGTCGCGTTGAGATCACCCTTAGCCCGCTGTCATAA
- a CDS encoding DNA-3-methyladenine glycosylase I, which translates to MQRCNWVSDDPLYQRYHDCEWGVPETRGAALFEMLCLEGQQAGLSWITVLKKRENYRAAFHGFDPHKVARMDETDMARLMQDRGLIRHAGKLAAIIANARAYLAMQASGEDFSQFIWSFVDNQPQVSHFIESREAPTQTPASLAMSKALKKRGFKFVGSTICYSFMQACGLVNDHITGCFRHPVNTSS; encoded by the coding sequence ATGCAACGATGCAACTGGGTATCAGACGATCCGCTTTATCAGCGTTACCACGACTGCGAATGGGGCGTGCCCGAAACGCGTGGCGCGGCGCTGTTTGAAATGCTCTGTCTTGAGGGTCAGCAGGCGGGTCTTTCATGGATTACGGTGCTGAAAAAGCGCGAAAACTATCGCGCCGCTTTCCACGGCTTCGACCCGCATAAGGTGGCCCGGATGGATGAAACGGATATGGCGCGGTTAATGCAGGACCGCGGCCTGATCCGTCATGCAGGGAAACTCGCCGCGATTATCGCCAACGCGCGCGCTTATCTGGCGATGCAGGCCAGCGGCGAAGATTTTTCGCAGTTTATCTGGTCTTTTGTCGATAACCAGCCGCAGGTAAGTCATTTCATCGAATCACGCGAAGCGCCAACGCAGACGCCCGCTTCGCTGGCAATGTCAAAAGCGCTGAAAAAGCGCGGCTTTAAATTTGTCGGATCGACCATTTGTTACTCATTTATGCAGGCGTGCGGGCTGGTTAATGACCACATAACAGGCTGTTTCCGCCATCCCGTTAATACCTCTTCGTAG
- a CDS encoding sugar phosphate isomerase/epimerase family protein: protein MKREIVVVSAAYGHQKVAELGGQRALLPIIAEAGADGVEIRRELFTESELQQLPQLAAAIAEHRLNAFYSVPDALFTAQGELNPQLGRYLQEADQLGASLLKLSLGHYRPGAEAGLASTLTASKARPVVENDQTEYGTLAAIAAFFEQCDQTDMTFDMANWIWTGDDASAAAHRLARHVSYIHVKAAIPHGDSFRAIALDETDGSWRALLKQLPADAPRGIEFPLQGDDLVAVTRHYVDLLREE from the coding sequence GTGAAAAGAGAAATCGTAGTGGTGTCCGCGGCTTACGGGCATCAAAAAGTCGCAGAGCTGGGCGGCCAGCGCGCGCTGCTGCCGATTATTGCTGAAGCAGGCGCTGACGGCGTGGAAATTCGTCGCGAGCTGTTTACCGAGTCAGAGCTGCAACAGCTGCCGCAGCTCGCCGCCGCCATTGCTGAACACCGGCTGAACGCCTTCTATTCTGTGCCCGACGCGCTGTTTACCGCGCAGGGAGAACTGAATCCGCAGCTGGGCCGTTATCTGCAGGAAGCGGATCAGCTGGGTGCCTCTCTGCTGAAGCTGTCGCTGGGCCACTATCGTCCCGGCGCCGAAGCAGGCCTCGCATCAACGCTGACGGCCAGCAAAGCCAGGCCGGTGGTGGAAAACGATCAGACCGAATACGGCACGCTGGCGGCGATCGCGGCATTTTTCGAGCAGTGCGATCAGACCGATATGACGTTCGATATGGCCAACTGGATCTGGACCGGCGATGACGCCTCTGCCGCTGCGCATCGCCTTGCGCGCCACGTCAGCTATATTCATGTAAAAGCCGCTATCCCCCATGGCGACAGCTTCCGCGCAATTGCGCTCGACGAAACCGACGGCAGCTGGCGCGCGCTGTTAAAACAGCTGCCTGCCGATGCGCCGCGCGGCATTGAATTTCCGCTACAGGGCGATGACCTGGTTGCCGTGACGCGCCACTATGTCGATCTGCTGCGCGAGGAGTAA